One genomic segment of Streptomyces liangshanensis includes these proteins:
- the mca gene encoding mycothiol conjugate amidase Mca gives MTDQLRLMAVHAHPDDESSKGAATMAKYVSEGVDVLVVTCTGGERGSILNPKLQGDSYIEEHIHEVRKKEMDEARDILGVEQEWLGFVDSGLPEGEPLPPLPEGCFALEDEDEAAGRLVRLVRSFRPQVITTYDENGGYPHPDHIMTHKISMIAFDDAANTEKYPEAEFGPAWQPQKLYYNQGFNLPRTVALHEALLARGMESPYEDWLKRWDDFEREPRTLTTHVPCSEFFETRDKALIAHATQIDPEGGWFRVPMDLQKEVWPTEEYELAKSHVDTSLPESDLFAGIRDNA, from the coding sequence TTGACTGACCAGCTGCGACTGATGGCCGTCCACGCCCACCCCGACGACGAGTCGAGCAAGGGTGCGGCCACCATGGCCAAGTACGTGTCCGAGGGGGTGGACGTGCTGGTCGTGACCTGCACCGGCGGCGAGCGCGGCTCCATCCTCAACCCCAAGCTCCAGGGTGACTCCTACATCGAGGAGCACATCCACGAGGTCCGCAAGAAGGAGATGGACGAGGCGCGCGACATCCTCGGCGTCGAGCAGGAGTGGCTCGGCTTCGTCGACTCCGGGCTGCCCGAGGGCGAACCGCTGCCGCCGCTGCCCGAGGGCTGCTTCGCGCTGGAGGACGAGGACGAGGCGGCGGGACGGCTCGTCCGGCTGGTCCGCTCGTTCCGGCCGCAGGTCATCACGACCTACGACGAGAACGGCGGGTACCCGCACCCGGACCACATCATGACCCACAAGATCTCGATGATCGCGTTCGACGACGCGGCGAACACCGAGAAGTACCCCGAGGCGGAGTTCGGCCCCGCCTGGCAGCCGCAGAAGCTCTACTACAACCAGGGCTTCAACCTCCCCCGGACGGTCGCGCTGCACGAGGCGCTGCTCGCCCGCGGCATGGAGTCGCCGTACGAGGACTGGCTGAAGCGCTGGGACGACTTCGAGCGCGAGCCGCGGACCCTGACCACGCACGTCCCGTGCTCGGAGTTCTTCGAGACCCGTGACAAGGCGCTGATCGCGCACGCCACGCAGATCGACCCGGAGGGGGGCTGGTTCCGGGTACCGATGGATCTCCAGAAGGAGGTCTGGCCGACCGAGGAGTACGAGCTCGCGAAGTCGCACGTCGATACATCCCTCCCCGAGAGCGACCTCTTCGCGGGCATCCGCGACAATGCCTGA
- a CDS encoding DUF4307 domain-containing protein translates to MAVVRERLPQGRYGRSADERADRRLMITGAVLGALAVALLGWYGYHSIAGQSVSGELIKFKRVSASSVEAHLEVRKRSGATGTCTLRSLAEDGTEVGRKDVRFTKGETRVDEIVTIRTTESATATELVGCTTD, encoded by the coding sequence ATGGCTGTGGTACGCGAGCGGCTCCCCCAGGGACGCTACGGCCGCTCGGCCGACGAGCGCGCCGACCGCCGCCTCATGATCACCGGCGCTGTCCTCGGGGCGCTCGCGGTGGCCCTGCTCGGCTGGTACGGATACCACTCCATCGCCGGGCAGAGTGTGTCCGGGGAACTCATCAAGTTCAAGCGCGTTTCCGCCTCCTCCGTCGAGGCGCACCTGGAGGTCCGCAAGAGGAGCGGTGCCACCGGCACCTGCACCCTGCGCTCCCTCGCGGAGGACGGCACCGAGGTCGGCCGCAAGGACGTCCGCTTCACCAAGGGCGAGACGCGGGTCGACGAGATCGTCACGATCAGGACGACGGAGAGCGCCACCGCCACGGAACTCGTGGGCTGCACGACCGACTGA
- the greA gene encoding transcription elongation factor GreA — MTQTSENVTWLTQDAYNQLKAELDYLSGPARTEIAKKIEAAREEGDLRENGGYHAAKEEQGKQELRVRQLTQLLQKAKVGEAPADDGVVEPGMVVTIAFDGDADDTVTFLMASREYASADIETYSPQSPLGSGVNGKKVGDDAEYELPNGKKAAVKILAAKPYQG; from the coding sequence GTGACCCAGACCAGCGAGAACGTGACCTGGCTCACCCAGGACGCGTACAACCAGCTGAAGGCCGAGCTGGACTACCTGTCTGGTCCCGCCCGCACCGAGATCGCCAAGAAGATCGAGGCTGCTCGCGAGGAGGGCGACCTGCGGGAGAACGGCGGGTACCACGCGGCCAAGGAAGAGCAGGGCAAGCAGGAGCTCCGGGTCCGCCAGCTGACCCAGCTCCTCCAGAAGGCGAAGGTCGGCGAGGCCCCCGCGGACGACGGGGTGGTCGAGCCGGGCATGGTCGTGACCATCGCGTTCGACGGCGACGCCGACGACACGGTGACCTTCCTCATGGCGTCGCGTGAATACGCGAGCGCCGACATCGAGACGTACTCCCCGCAGTCCCCCCTGGGCTCGGGCGTGAACGGCAAGAAGGTCGGCGACGACGCGGAGTACGAGCTGCCCAACGGCAAGAAGGCCGCGGTGAAGATCCTCGCGGCCAAGCCGTACCAGGGCTGA
- a CDS encoding ABC transporter permease, giving the protein MSITSDAPRTTAPRPRGGIIQSAGDSLVIARRNLIRMTRIPEVVLFGIIQPVMFVVLFTYVFGGSIKVGNSTSPQVYKDFLMAGIFAQTVTFATAGSAAGIADDMQKGLVDRFRSLPMARGAVMTGRTVADLVQTCITLLVLAIVALIVGWRTGSAEPTNFGRVLGAFGLLLLLGYAFTWIGALIGLSVRTPEAATSGGIIWLFPVTFISNAFVDSSQMTPWLRHIADWNPFSATVQACRVLFGNPGVSTSQAWPMEHPVWASVVWSILIIVVFRTLAVRKYRSASV; this is encoded by the coding sequence GTGAGCATCACCAGCGACGCGCCGCGGACCACGGCCCCCCGGCCGCGCGGCGGGATCATCCAGTCGGCCGGGGACTCCCTGGTCATCGCCCGCCGGAACCTGATCCGGATGACCCGCATCCCCGAGGTGGTCCTGTTCGGGATCATCCAGCCGGTGATGTTCGTGGTCCTCTTCACGTACGTCTTCGGCGGGTCCATCAAGGTCGGCAACAGCACCAGCCCCCAGGTCTACAAGGACTTCCTGATGGCCGGGATCTTCGCGCAGACCGTCACCTTCGCCACCGCCGGATCGGCGGCCGGCATCGCGGACGACATGCAGAAGGGGCTCGTCGACCGGTTCCGCTCCCTGCCGATGGCCCGGGGCGCGGTGATGACGGGCCGTACCGTCGCCGACCTCGTACAGACCTGCATCACGCTGCTCGTGCTGGCGATCGTCGCCCTGATCGTGGGCTGGCGCACCGGCTCCGCGGAACCGACCAACTTCGGACGGGTCCTGGGCGCCTTCGGTCTGCTGCTCCTGCTGGGGTACGCCTTCACCTGGATCGGCGCGCTCATCGGTCTGTCCGTACGGACGCCCGAGGCGGCCACCTCGGGCGGCATCATCTGGCTGTTCCCCGTCACGTTCATCTCGAACGCCTTCGTGGACTCCAGCCAGATGACGCCCTGGCTGCGGCACATCGCCGACTGGAATCCGTTCAGCGCGACCGTGCAGGCCTGCCGCGTGCTGTTCGGGAACCCGGGCGTCTCGACGTCGCAGGCGTGGCCGATGGAGCACCCGGTCTGGGCCTCGGTGGTCTGGTCGATCCTGATCATCGTGGTGTTCCGGACGCTGGCCGTACGGAAGTACCGCTCCGCGTCGGTCTGA
- a CDS encoding ATP-binding cassette domain-containing protein, protein MPGAIYAEGLVKTFGDVRALDGVDLDVPEGTVLGLLGPNGAGKTTAVRVLTTLLQPDSGRAEVAGIDVVKYPNEVRRSIGLSGQFAAVDEYLTGRENLRMVGQLYQMRSKAAKARADELLERFNLTDAADRTTKTYSGGMRRRLDLAAALVVSPPVMFMDEPTTGLDPRNRQQLWGIIQELVAGGTTLLLTTQYLEEADHLAHDICVIDHGQVIARGTADQLKAQTGGERVEVVVHEQAQIAPTRTVLAGFGKGGEELVAVAEHTRKLTVPVTGGAKLLAEVIRELDSRGVEIDDIGLRRPTLDDVFISLTGHAAEGAKAEPENGGGGGKGAGKGGREDAGKGGADDGGPGRDVPGKSDITAKEAGK, encoded by the coding sequence ATGCCAGGCGCCATCTACGCCGAAGGCCTGGTAAAGACTTTCGGCGACGTACGAGCTCTGGACGGCGTCGATCTCGACGTCCCTGAAGGCACGGTCCTCGGGCTCCTCGGCCCCAACGGCGCGGGCAAGACCACCGCCGTACGGGTCCTCACCACCCTCCTCCAGCCCGACAGCGGCCGCGCCGAGGTCGCGGGCATCGACGTCGTGAAGTACCCGAACGAGGTCCGCAGGTCCATCGGCCTGTCCGGACAGTTCGCCGCCGTCGACGAGTACCTGACGGGCCGCGAGAACCTGCGGATGGTCGGGCAGCTCTACCAGATGCGTTCCAAGGCCGCGAAGGCCCGCGCGGACGAGCTGCTGGAGCGCTTCAACCTCACCGACGCCGCCGACCGTACGACCAAGACCTACTCGGGCGGCATGCGCCGCCGGCTCGACCTCGCCGCCGCGCTCGTGGTCTCGCCGCCCGTGATGTTCATGGACGAGCCGACCACCGGACTCGACCCGCGCAACCGCCAGCAACTGTGGGGCATCATCCAGGAGTTGGTGGCGGGCGGTACGACCCTGCTGCTCACCACCCAGTACCTGGAAGAGGCCGACCACCTCGCCCACGACATCTGCGTCATCGACCACGGCCAGGTCATCGCGCGCGGCACCGCCGACCAGCTCAAGGCCCAGACCGGCGGCGAGCGCGTGGAGGTCGTCGTCCACGAACAGGCCCAGATCGCGCCCACCCGCACGGTCCTGGCCGGCTTCGGCAAGGGCGGCGAGGAACTGGTGGCGGTCGCCGAGCACACCCGCAAGCTGACCGTCCCCGTCACCGGCGGGGCCAAGCTGCTCGCCGAGGTCATCAGGGAGCTGGACAGCCGGGGCGTCGAGATCGACGACATCGGGCTGCGCCGCCCGACCCTGGACGACGTCTTCATCTCGCTCACCGGCCACGCGGCCGAGGGCGCGAAGGCGGAGCCCGAGAACGGTGGAGGCGGCGGCAAGGGCGCGGGGAAGGGCGGCCGCGAGGACGCCGGAAAGGGCGGCGCCGACGACGGCGGGCCCGGCCGGGACGTCCCCGGAAAGAGTGACATCACCGCCAAGGAGGCCGGGAAGTGA
- the ilvA gene encoding threonine ammonia-lyase, translating into MSFGPSRFTPGPARTVILDDIRGAQKMLSGVARTTPVEGSRHLTELVGAPVLFKCENLQRTGSFKLRGAYVRIAGLSPEERAAGVVAASAGNHAQGVALASTLLGVRSTVFMPLAAPLPKVAATREYGADVRLHGQVVDETLAAAEEYAYETGAVFIHPFDHPDIIAGQGTVGLEILEQVPEVRTIVVGLGGGGLVSGIALAVKALRPDVKVIGVQAEGAAAFPPSLRAGRPMTIGSQQTMADGIKVGRPGDLTFPLVRELVDEIRTVSEDELSSALLLCLERAKMVVEPAGASPVAALLSAPEAFRGPVVAVLSGGNVDPLLMQRILRHGMAAAGRYLSLRLRVTDRPGALATMLGVLSVADANVLDVGHVRTDPKLGLTEADVELHLETKGAAHCAAVAQALRAAGYTILG; encoded by the coding sequence ATGAGCTTCGGTCCGTCCCGTTTCACCCCCGGCCCCGCGCGCACCGTGATCCTCGACGACATCCGGGGGGCGCAGAAGATGCTCTCGGGCGTGGCCAGGACCACCCCCGTCGAAGGCAGCCGGCACCTGACCGAACTGGTCGGCGCCCCGGTCCTGTTCAAGTGCGAGAACCTCCAGCGGACGGGTTCCTTCAAGCTGCGGGGCGCGTACGTGCGGATCGCCGGGCTCTCCCCGGAGGAGCGCGCGGCCGGGGTGGTCGCGGCCAGCGCGGGCAATCACGCGCAGGGTGTCGCCCTCGCCTCCACGCTGCTGGGGGTCCGGTCGACGGTGTTCATGCCGCTGGCCGCGCCGCTGCCGAAGGTCGCGGCGACCCGGGAGTACGGCGCCGACGTGCGGCTGCACGGCCAGGTCGTGGACGAGACGCTGGCCGCCGCGGAGGAGTACGCGTACGAGACGGGCGCGGTCTTCATCCACCCCTTCGACCACCCGGACATCATCGCCGGCCAGGGCACGGTCGGCCTGGAGATCCTGGAGCAGGTCCCCGAGGTACGGACGATCGTCGTCGGCCTCGGCGGCGGCGGGCTCGTCTCGGGCATCGCGCTCGCGGTGAAGGCGCTGCGCCCCGACGTGAAGGTGATCGGTGTCCAGGCGGAGGGCGCGGCCGCGTTCCCGCCGTCGCTCAGGGCGGGCCGGCCGATGACGATCGGGTCGCAGCAGACGATGGCGGACGGCATCAAGGTGGGCCGCCCCGGCGACCTGACGTTCCCGTTGGTGCGGGAGCTGGTGGACGAGATCCGTACGGTCTCCGAGGACGAGCTGTCGAGTGCGCTGCTGCTGTGCCTGGAGCGGGCCAAGATGGTGGTGGAGCCGGCCGGGGCGAGCCCGGTGGCGGCGCTGCTGAGCGCGCCGGAGGCGTTCCGGGGGCCGGTGGTCGCGGTGCTGTCGGGCGGCAACGTGGACCCGTTGCTGATGCAGCGGATCCTGCGGCACGGCATGGCGGCGGCCGGGCGCTACCTGAGCCTGCGGCTGCGGGTGACGGACCGGCCGGGCGCGCTCGCGACGATGCTGGGGGTGCTGTCGGTCGCCGACGCGAACGTGCTGGACGTGGGTCACGTACGGACCGATCCGAAGCTGGGGCTGACGGAGGCGGACGTCGAACTGCACCTGGAGACGAAGGGGGCCGCGCACTGCGCGGCGGTTGCCCAGGCGTTGCGGGCGGCGGGGTACACCATTCTCGGCTGA
- a CDS encoding MarR family winged helix-turn-helix transcriptional regulator: MPPIQDMTSAASASRETVTELSGDAGLLDALQHQVAVFARRAEQTRLGGIGQVRNSMDRAAYLLLNRLHQEGPMGVKALAAGMGIDSSTVTRQVAPLVDTGLVKRTSHPEDGRAVVLQLSARGQARLEEVRSSRRELMAQVTDGWAAEEREAFTTLLTRFNGALSARQAGLPPGEGGPSVDPEETGQPTR, from the coding sequence ATGCCCCCCATTCAGGACATGACTTCCGCTGCGTCGGCCTCCCGGGAGACGGTCACCGAACTTTCGGGCGACGCCGGCCTTCTGGATGCCCTCCAGCACCAGGTGGCCGTCTTCGCCCGCCGCGCCGAACAGACCCGGCTCGGCGGTATCGGGCAGGTCCGCAACTCGATGGACCGCGCCGCCTACCTGCTGCTCAACCGGCTCCACCAGGAAGGCCCGATGGGCGTCAAGGCCCTGGCCGCCGGGATGGGCATCGACTCCTCGACCGTCACCCGCCAGGTCGCGCCGCTCGTCGACACCGGCCTGGTCAAACGCACCTCGCACCCGGAGGACGGCCGCGCGGTCGTGCTCCAGTTGTCGGCGCGCGGCCAGGCGCGGCTCGAAGAGGTCCGCTCGTCACGGCGTGAGCTGATGGCGCAGGTCACCGACGGTTGGGCGGCGGAGGAGCGGGAGGCCTTCACCACACTGCTGACCCGGTTCAACGGCGCTCTGTCGGCCCGTCAGGCCGGACTCCCGCCCGGGGAGGGCGGCCCGTCCGTCGACCCGGAGGAGACGGGTCAGCCGACCCGCTGA
- a CDS encoding sigma factor-like helix-turn-helix DNA-binding protein translates to MRQRQAATDRRRAREFEAFVAGAAGRLLHAATLLTAEPADPASPRPAPRAQRLLTAALARTYARWDELRGEDPYDVTRQDLALRYAHGAWRTRHHTAGILGPLRPRERVVLVLRLYEGVAEEQTAALIGLPPDRVRMICARAVTRVREAASVREAARTPAAPASAPAPAPSQAPAPARKAAE, encoded by the coding sequence GTGCGACAGCGGCAGGCGGCCACGGACCGCCGGCGGGCCCGCGAGTTCGAGGCGTTCGTCGCGGGCGCGGCCGGCCGGCTTCTGCATGCGGCCACCCTGCTCACCGCGGAACCCGCCGACCCCGCATCGCCGCGCCCCGCGCCACGCGCCCAGCGGCTCCTGACCGCCGCGTTGGCCCGTACGTACGCGCGCTGGGACGAGCTGCGCGGCGAGGACCCGTACGACGTCACCCGCCAGGACCTCGCGCTGCGGTACGCCCACGGCGCCTGGCGCACCCGCCACCACACCGCGGGAATCCTGGGACCTCTGCGCCCGCGGGAACGGGTGGTGCTGGTGCTGCGGCTGTACGAAGGGGTGGCGGAGGAGCAGACGGCCGCGCTGATCGGGCTGCCGCCGGACCGGGTGCGGATGATCTGCGCACGGGCGGTGACGCGGGTACGGGAAGCGGCGTCGGTACGGGAAGCGGCCCGGACCCCGGCGGCACCGGCATCAGCACCGGCGCCGGCGCCGTCACAGGCACCGGCACCGGCACGGAAGGCGGCGGAATGA
- a CDS encoding cystathionine gamma-synthase: protein MSHQHSGEHRNFETVAIHAGNTADPLTGAVVPPIYQVSTYKQDGVGGLRGGYEYSRSANPTRTALEENLAALEGGRRGLAFASGLAAEDCLLRTLLSPGDHVVIPNDAYGGTFRLFAKVVSRWGVEWSVADTSDPAAVRAALTPRTKAIWVETPSNPLLNISDIAGLAGVARAAGAKLVVDNTFASPYLQQPLALGADVVVHSTTKYMGGHSDVVGGALVVDDADLAEELAYHQNAMGAIAGPFDAWLVLRGVKTLAVRMDRHSENATRIADMLVRHPRVTKVLYPGLPDHPGHEVAAKQMKAFGGMVSFQVEGGEEAAVAVCDRAKLFTLGESLGGVESLIEHPGRMTHASVAGSALEVPSDLVRLSVGLESADDLLADLQQALG, encoded by the coding sequence ATGAGCCACCAGCACAGCGGCGAGCACCGCAACTTCGAGACCGTCGCCATCCACGCGGGGAACACCGCCGATCCCCTCACCGGCGCGGTCGTCCCCCCGATCTACCAGGTCTCCACGTACAAGCAGGACGGGGTGGGCGGGCTGCGGGGCGGTTACGAGTACAGCCGCAGCGCCAACCCGACCCGTACCGCGCTGGAGGAGAACCTGGCGGCCCTGGAGGGCGGCCGGCGCGGGCTCGCCTTCGCGTCGGGCCTGGCCGCGGAGGACTGCCTGCTGCGCACGCTGCTGTCGCCCGGTGACCACGTCGTCATCCCGAACGACGCGTACGGCGGCACGTTCCGCCTCTTCGCGAAGGTCGTCTCGCGCTGGGGCGTCGAGTGGTCCGTCGCGGACACCTCCGACCCGGCGGCGGTGCGGGCCGCGCTGACCCCCCGTACGAAGGCGATCTGGGTCGAGACCCCCTCGAACCCGCTCCTCAACATCAGCGACATCGCCGGGCTCGCGGGTGTCGCGCGCGCGGCCGGCGCGAAGCTGGTCGTCGACAACACCTTCGCCAGCCCCTACCTCCAGCAGCCGCTCGCGCTGGGCGCGGACGTCGTCGTGCACTCCACGACGAAGTACATGGGCGGCCACTCGGACGTGGTCGGCGGCGCGCTGGTCGTCGACGACGCGGACCTGGCGGAGGAACTGGCGTACCACCAGAACGCGATGGGCGCGATCGCCGGCCCCTTCGACGCGTGGCTGGTGCTGCGGGGCGTCAAGACGCTCGCGGTCCGGATGGACCGGCACAGCGAGAACGCGACCCGGATCGCGGACATGCTCGTCCGCCACCCCCGGGTCACCAAGGTCCTCTACCCGGGCCTGCCCGACCACCCGGGCCACGAGGTCGCCGCGAAGCAGATGAAGGCGTTCGGCGGGATGGTGTCGTTCCAGGTCGAGGGCGGCGAGGAGGCGGCGGTCGCGGTCTGCGACCGCGCGAAGCTCTTCACGCTGGGCGAGTCCCTGGGCGGCGTCGAGTCCCTGATCGAACACCCCGGCCGCATGACGCACGCCTCGGTGGCGGGCTCGGCGCTGGAGGTCCCGTCGGACCTGGTACGGCTGTCGGTGGGCCTGGAGTCCGCGGACGACCTGCTGGCGGACCTCCAGCAGGCGCTGGGCTAG
- the msrA gene encoding peptide-methionine (S)-S-oxide reductase MsrA produces the protein MFVSRRTPVLPTPEQALRGRPEPEYSVPARHTVLGNPLTGPYPEGLEVADFGLGCFWGAERNFWQTEGVWTTLVGYQGGFTPNPSYEEVCSGLTGHTEAVRVVFDPKVVSYAELLKLFWESHNPTQGFRQGNDVGSQYRSAIYTHSPAQEKAAADSRTSYQRVLNDSGYGEITTEIEPSEGRHFYPAEAYHQQYLDKNPSGYCGIGGTGVSCPIGVAPAAS, from the coding sequence ATGTTCGTGTCACGCCGTACCCCCGTACTCCCCACCCCCGAGCAGGCCCTGCGCGGCCGCCCCGAGCCCGAGTACTCGGTGCCGGCCCGCCACACGGTCCTCGGCAACCCCTTGACCGGCCCCTATCCGGAAGGCCTGGAGGTCGCCGACTTCGGCCTGGGCTGCTTCTGGGGGGCCGAGCGCAATTTCTGGCAGACCGAGGGCGTCTGGACGACGCTCGTCGGCTACCAGGGCGGCTTCACGCCGAATCCGTCGTACGAGGAGGTCTGCTCGGGCCTCACCGGTCACACGGAGGCCGTGCGGGTCGTCTTCGACCCCAAGGTCGTGTCGTACGCGGAGCTGCTGAAGCTCTTCTGGGAGTCGCACAACCCCACCCAGGGCTTCCGCCAGGGCAATGACGTCGGCAGCCAGTACCGCTCGGCGATCTACACCCACTCCCCCGCCCAGGAGAAGGCCGCGGCCGACTCCCGGACGTCGTACCAGCGCGTCCTGAACGACTCCGGGTACGGCGAGATCACCACGGAGATCGAGCCGTCGGAGGGCCGCCACTTCTACCCGGCGGAGGCGTACCACCAGCAGTACCTGGACAAGAACCCCTCCGGTTACTGCGGCATCGGCGGCACGGGCGTCTCCTGCCCGATCGGTGTCGCCCCGGCCGCGAGCTGA
- a CDS encoding ParB/Srx family N-terminal domain-containing protein, with amino-acid sequence MSGSSRTPSQPRGARALAGGLAAGALVLGTLLTGSGPALAADAPATVPAAPVSCTGPNAAALCARPGDLLDVTLDQLHPTQPAIGFDQIYYKLGRYSSPKDEQAGDLNKRFDDWCETNGQEEAASALPGARISDPSSFTCTVAVGDETPDTLAQMKTVVVGPGGALYLTDGHHTLTSFLETPDGGPRTHIRLRVTGNLSTLSTAAFWKTMQDNKWVWLRDEKNDPITVDQLPTRLGLASFHDDPYRGLVYLTRDIGYQAPAEAAEFLEFSWGTWLRGRLDLASYDLRDPASYLSAVRTASEAMSATPGDTEITPGLTADQAGRMAAWNDGKKPTGGEFGKLGLPLSDKKPGKLAFALDYRAKVAVPPACTKTLTGAYTGPLVVTSGVTCLDRTRLTGPVVVRAGASLVSRGADITGPVQAVGARTVSLCGTRLTGPLSVVNTTDRLTLSGPGCTANTLNGPVQLVGNPAEAPVPAPAG; translated from the coding sequence ATGAGCGGCTCGTCCCGTACGCCGTCCCAGCCCCGCGGAGCGAGAGCCCTCGCCGGCGGTCTGGCGGCCGGCGCCCTGGTGCTGGGCACCCTCCTCACCGGGAGCGGCCCCGCCCTCGCGGCCGACGCTCCCGCGACCGTGCCGGCGGCCCCTGTCAGCTGTACGGGCCCGAACGCGGCGGCGCTCTGCGCCCGGCCCGGCGACCTCCTGGACGTGACGCTCGACCAGCTGCACCCCACCCAGCCCGCCATCGGCTTCGACCAGATCTACTACAAGCTCGGCCGCTACAGCAGCCCCAAGGACGAGCAGGCCGGCGACCTCAACAAGCGCTTCGACGACTGGTGCGAGACCAACGGGCAGGAAGAGGCGGCGTCCGCGCTGCCCGGCGCCCGGATCTCCGACCCGTCGAGCTTCACCTGCACGGTCGCGGTCGGCGACGAGACGCCCGACACCCTCGCCCAGATGAAGACGGTCGTGGTCGGCCCCGGCGGCGCGCTGTACCTGACCGACGGGCACCACACCCTGACGTCCTTCCTGGAGACGCCCGACGGCGGCCCGAGGACGCACATCCGGCTGCGGGTCACGGGCAACCTGAGCACGCTGTCCACGGCCGCGTTCTGGAAGACCATGCAGGACAACAAGTGGGTCTGGCTGCGGGACGAGAAGAACGACCCGATCACCGTCGACCAACTCCCCACCCGCCTCGGCCTCGCGTCCTTCCACGACGACCCGTACCGCGGCCTCGTCTACCTCACCCGTGACATCGGCTACCAGGCACCGGCCGAGGCGGCCGAGTTCCTGGAGTTCTCCTGGGGCACCTGGCTGCGCGGGCGCCTGGACCTCGCGTCGTACGACCTCCGCGACCCCGCGTCGTACCTCTCCGCCGTCCGTACGGCCTCCGAGGCCATGTCCGCCACCCCCGGCGACACCGAGATCACGCCCGGGCTGACCGCCGACCAGGCGGGCCGCATGGCCGCGTGGAACGACGGCAAGAAGCCGACCGGCGGTGAGTTCGGAAAGCTGGGCCTCCCGCTCTCCGACAAGAAGCCCGGCAAGCTCGCCTTCGCCCTGGACTACCGCGCCAAGGTCGCCGTCCCGCCCGCCTGCACGAAGACACTGACCGGCGCGTACACCGGCCCGCTGGTGGTCACGTCCGGCGTCACCTGCCTGGACCGCACCCGCCTGACCGGCCCGGTCGTGGTCCGCGCGGGCGCGTCGCTGGTGTCGCGGGGCGCGGACATCACCGGTCCCGTCCAGGCGGTGGGTGCCCGTACGGTCAGCCTGTGCGGCACCCGGCTGACCGGCCCGCTCTCCGTTGTGAACACGACGGACCGGCTGACGCTGTCGGGCCCCGGCTGCACCGCGAACACCCTGAACGGCCCGGTCCAGCTCGTCGGCAACCCGGCCGAGGCACCGGTCCCGGCTCCGGCCGGCTGA